The nucleotide window ACCCACTTCTCGTGATTGCTCGAAGCGCTTTTCGATACGCGCGATACCTTGGATTCACTAGGCATCATTTTTTGGCTATTCTCCACAATATGAAAAATTGCCCGTTGGATCTTCCTGGGACTTGCAGAGAGTTCCACCGCCACAACGTAGGGCGCGCCATTTACGATCCTCCAAGGGTTCATACGGCAAAGCGAAGCCTTCTGATCCATGATGAGGTGCAATACACTTGAAAACGAGTTCCGGGTGCTCCGGATTGCAAATATCGCGACCGATCGGAACATCACCAAAACCTGAACCAATACAACTATCAGGAATAGTTGCGGTATCGATGGGGTCCGCATTCTGAGCAAAATACTCACGTAACAAAGAAGGAGAATCTTGGTACCAAGCATCGCCAGAGAGCGATTCAACAAGCCGCAAGTGTTGTTCTCCTCCATAGATTTTATCTCGCTTGCCATAGAGAGGTGCTAGACACCATTTGCTCATGCTAAGGTCAATACGTTCTCCGGTGTCCGGGTCGATATCGCCGGGAAACATAATACAGCCTGTTTTATTTACATGATCGAGCCCTAACAAGTGACCTAGCTCATGTGCTGCATACATTGCGACTTGCCTAGCAAATTTATCAAAAGACGGGTCCTCATCTTTCAGAGACGGGGCATTGAATTCCATATAACCTCGTGCTTCGAGCAGGGCGTTGAAATAGACCCAACCGACATGGGATGCATGGATATGGTCGAAATCAACCGGTGCTATACCAGCATCGAAGCGGTCCCAATTGTAATGGCAACCTGAATCGTCACAACTCATCTGGCCTGAGGCAGAGACTGAGTTATCAAAAACCAGCGTTGTGTAGGGACCCTGCTGTGGTCGACTCAAGGTTACGAGCACCGAGCCGTTGTGGAGCGGAGCTAGAATGTCCCGTAGGTTGTTTCCTATCTTCTCTGGTAAGTCTGGGACCGGTAATATCAAATTCGGATCGCCCAACTCTATCGTCGCCGTAGGATCATACAGGAACTCAAAGTTCTCGGAGTCTGAGAAATAAGGATTGATCACCTGAGAAATATTGCGTTGAGAGTTATCAACTAGTCCGTAGTGATAGGTGCCAGGCCCGAAATCCAGAAATACCACATAAACGTTTGGAAAAACCGATGCTGATTGGTGATCATTATCGATGGTCGCCTCCATGTTGCAACCTAAGACCGAAAGGACCGCCAAGAATGCGACTCCCGCAATTTTCCCTGAGTTAAAACGAAATATATCCATGTTGCTATACCAAAACGGTTCTTAAAACAAGCAAGAATAATGCCACTGCAGCTACAAGTGATAGCATTGCCAGGGCTATCGCTTCTATAACTTTGACAAAACAGTGACTTAGATGATCGTGAAGAAACCTCCAGCAGCCCAAAGGGCTGCACAACGCAGGAGGTTTTTATGAAAGCAAGAGCACAAAAACCCCAATGCAGGTCAGTTAAGGCCCCAGTTGGCGATGTTGACCTCAAGACAAGGGTAACAAAGTTGCCTCACGACATCGGTAACACTTTTTGTTTTTTGGGTGGGTAGTTTCGTGTATGTGCTCGGAATCCTTTGGGACTTAGGGTGCCGACGAGCACTTTGCCGAAGTAGATGTTGCAAAGACGCTGTCGATACAAGAGGGGTGATCAAATTGGGGACATACTTTGATCTAAATAGCAGAATGATCGCATATGTTTACATGTACGAGCACGGAACCTTCGGGAAGAGGTGTCGCGATCGGGTTTGCAACATTTCGAGGTTACATCAGTGATTCGCCGTGAGCAGGTCCCCAAGCAGAAGATTGTCTCGGTTCACAGAGCGGTAAAACCGTGCTAGACGCCAGGACCCCCGAACTACCCGGCCACCCAAGGATACAGCCATGAACTCTTCTCTATTCGCACTATGTTTATCCTTCATCCTCTGCGCCAGCGCGTGTGCAGACAGCGGCGATGACACAGAATCGCAGGAACCGGGTATCGACTATTGCAGCAATCTTAACGAGCTCTGCGCCAGCTGCGACGTCCCGTCAAACAACGCTGCTTGCCAAGAGCTCGCCGATGCGGATGACGCAACCGCCTGTGAAATGCAGTACGAAGCCTTCTTGAAAGCCTGTTATCCGACCTCCCTAGCTTGCGAAGAGCTGCAATTAAAGTGCAACGACTGTACCGTAGAAAACGAGAAAGCGAATTGTGAAGCAGCGGCCAACTCACGCTACGCGACCGCAGAGCTCTGCACGAGCTTCGATATCACGAACTACGGAAGTTGCCCGCAACCTTAACAGCATCGTCACGCAGATAACATCCGGCTACGCCAGCATCTTGCAACAATAAGCCGGCCAGCTCGTTGCATGTGTGCAACTGCAAATCCAGAGTCCCGGAACTCAAAAACCACTAGCATAAACGTGACAACTGCAGCGTGCGACATGTGGGGTAGCTGGAGTCGATGGATGTTGTCCGCGCAGATTACTCGTAGCGCTTGCAAAATGGGCAAAATCATTCATCCTTATTCAAGAGTTGTGAGCGCTCTCAAACGGTGTAGCGCGCGCGAAACGAAGGGTGGTCATGTTGCAATATCGTCGTTATTTAGTTTTGTTAGTCGCGGGGTTAGTTGCTTCGCTCATGGTTAGCGGTTGTTCGGGAACTTCCGACAGCAACAGTGCCTCAAACAGCCAGGAATCACCCGACGGGGGCGATGCGTCCACAAACACAAGCGACGGAAGTTTAGGGTACGCGAATCTGACGCCAGAGCAGCAGGCGGCGCTCGATGCGTGCGAGCAAGCGACTGGCGAAAGAACGTTTGAAAATTGTCCACCACAGATTCTGTGCTCCAGTCTCGATCCGACCGCCACGGTCCCGGTCCAGTTGACCTTTGACCCATTGCAAGACGAATGCCCCTGGTCCACTACCGGCGGGCAAGCTGCGGACGGAAACGGTCCAAAGCTTAACGAGTTTATTCGTGCTCGCGTTGAGCAGGTTCAGGATATCTCGCAGCACCTCGAAGTACCTGAGGGAGAAATCGCCGTGTTTTGCCGTATCAATATCTCAATTGTAAAACTCAACGACCAGTTTAAATACGACGATGATCTCATTTTGGTCTTTGGTGGGAGCAGTGCAGATTCCGGAGCAGACGGAGGCGTCATGCTGATGACCAAGAACAAGATGATTAGTGAAATCACACCCACTGCCGTGGCCGAGTTCGAATCAACTTCGTGGCCTTTGTACTCATGGGACGATGTGTATGACCTAAACCTTGCCAACGGGGCTCCAAATAACGAGCTCGCTTCGCCGATGTGCTTTGGGCACGGTGATACAACACCGCTGGATGATCAAGGCAATCCTCTTGCGTGTCAGCTTCCAGACACCGACGTGAACGGCGAAAACGCCATCGATTTAACCAACGCAACAGCCGAGGCCATTGGCATTCGTGCCGCGCTCAATGGCAACTACAATCTGTCAGTCGTGATTACGGGGGATAACGACAGCTCGAGCGACTGCAAACACCAAGGCTTCATTGCCAATCTTGATGTTGGCTATATCAGTCTCCCTCAAGCCGAAGTAGAGAAAATCAAACCCGACGACGTCTTTTAGGGTAAAGCCTTAATTTGCGGGGACGGTTCATTGGATTTCGCGTTTGCTATGCAAGTGCATAAGAAGAGCTTCAGCAACTACTGATCTAGCTACCCTGGGCACCAAGACTGTCCGAACCGGCAACATTGCTAGCAGCTTTAGGTTAGGTGATGACTGCAGGGGTGAGGTTTGGGTTACAGTGGGTTGGCACTCTTTGGCACAACAGGTACCGAAAACATCTGAATTTAATGAAGTTTTCTGTGGCACAGTGTTTGCAAATACCCTGTTTATGACAA belongs to Myxococcales bacterium and includes:
- a CDS encoding matrixin family metalloprotease, producing the protein MDIFRFNSGKIAGVAFLAVLSVLGCNMEATIDNDHQSASVFPNVYVVFLDFGPGTYHYGLVDNSQRNISQVINPYFSDSENFEFLYDPTATIELGDPNLILPVPDLPEKIGNNLRDILAPLHNGSVLVTLSRPQQGPYTTLVFDNSVSASGQMSCDDSGCHYNWDRFDAGIAPVDFDHIHASHVGWVYFNALLEARGYMEFNAPSLKDEDPSFDKFARQVAMYAAHELGHLLGLDHVNKTGCIMFPGDIDPDTGERIDLSMSKWCLAPLYGKRDKIYGGEQHLRLVESLSGDAWYQDSPSLLREYFAQNADPIDTATIPDSCIGSGFGDVPIGRDICNPEHPELVFKCIAPHHGSEGFALPYEPLEDRKWRALRCGGGTLCKSQEDPTGNFSYCGE